A single region of the Microcella sp. genome encodes:
- a CDS encoding TetR/AcrR family transcriptional regulator has protein sequence MSEAPRTARGERTRRALLDAAESVFAEHGYADASIVRITERAGVGQGTFYLYFDSKLEIFEELVDDLNRRVRHAMTERATEGMTRIEREREGFRGFFRFTAEHPALYRVVREAEFVSPRSLKLHYSRIVEGYIEGLGTARDRGEVGDIDPTVAAWALMGIGEMIGMRWVLWGADGAAGADADPLASGTSELPDEVFEQMMRFIENALQARPGEGPSEGEGS, from the coding sequence ATGAGCGAGGCGCCTCGCACCGCTCGCGGTGAGCGCACGCGTCGGGCGCTGCTCGACGCGGCCGAGTCGGTGTTCGCCGAGCACGGCTACGCCGACGCGTCGATCGTGCGCATCACCGAGCGTGCGGGAGTCGGGCAGGGCACCTTTTACCTCTACTTCGACAGCAAGCTCGAGATCTTCGAGGAGCTCGTCGACGACCTCAACCGGCGAGTGCGGCACGCGATGACCGAACGGGCGACCGAGGGCATGACGCGCATCGAGCGCGAACGAGAGGGCTTTCGCGGCTTCTTCCGGTTCACCGCCGAGCACCCCGCGCTCTATCGAGTCGTGCGCGAGGCAGAGTTCGTCTCGCCCCGCTCGCTCAAGCTGCACTACTCACGCATCGTCGAGGGCTATATCGAGGGGCTCGGCACTGCCCGCGATCGCGGCGAGGTCGGCGACATCGACCCCACGGTCGCCGCCTGGGCGCTCATGGGCATCGGCGAGATGATCGGCATGCGCTGGGTGCTGTGGGGTGCTGACGGTGCTGCGGGCGCCGACGCAGACCCGCTCGCGAGCGGTACGAGCGAGCTGCCAGACGAGGTGTTCGAGCAGATGATGCGCTTCATCGAGAATGCGCTGCAGGCACGGCCCGGTGAGGGGCCATCAGAGGGGGAGGGTTCGTGA
- a CDS encoding alpha/beta fold hydrolase, with product MIELEPPVVSVPVEGGDLAVGVYNGADDAAVHSGAAPVLAVHGITANHRCWPLVAAALPHVRLIAPDLRGRGRSSSVAGAAGLRQHAADLIAVLDALEVPAAHLVAHSMGAFVSVVTAALHPDRVLTLTLVDGGLPLQRPASVSPTASGTELLGPAGERLSMTFASREEYRQFWHRHPAFAEQWSPVVQGYVDYDLEGVEPALRPSAVLQAVSADVVELYGPDWYLEALRAVRAPASFLRAPRGLLNEPTALYAPGHADDQRALTPLRVVEIDDVNHYTIVLAQHGAAAVAEEVGRAIASTAEVSSH from the coding sequence ATGATCGAGCTCGAGCCCCCCGTGGTCAGCGTTCCGGTCGAGGGTGGCGATCTCGCGGTGGGCGTGTACAACGGCGCCGATGACGCCGCCGTTCACTCCGGCGCTGCACCGGTGCTCGCCGTGCACGGCATCACGGCCAACCATCGTTGCTGGCCGCTCGTGGCGGCGGCACTGCCTCACGTGCGCCTGATCGCCCCCGATCTGCGGGGGAGGGGCCGCAGCAGCAGCGTCGCCGGAGCCGCCGGCCTGCGTCAGCACGCCGCCGACCTGATCGCCGTGCTCGACGCGCTCGAGGTGCCGGCCGCCCACCTCGTCGCTCACTCGATGGGTGCCTTCGTGTCGGTGGTCACGGCCGCTCTCCACCCCGACCGTGTGCTGACGCTGACCCTCGTCGATGGCGGGCTGCCGCTGCAGCGACCTGCGTCGGTCTCGCCGACGGCATCGGGCACCGAGCTGCTGGGACCCGCCGGCGAGCGGCTCAGCATGACGTTCGCAAGCCGAGAAGAGTATCGGCAGTTCTGGCACCGGCATCCCGCTTTCGCCGAGCAGTGGTCGCCGGTCGTGCAGGGCTATGTCGACTACGACCTCGAAGGCGTCGAACCCGCACTGCGACCGTCGGCGGTGCTGCAGGCAGTAAGTGCCGACGTCGTCGAGCTCTACGGGCCCGACTGGTACCTCGAGGCCTTGAGGGCAGTACGGGCACCTGCGTCGTTCTTGCGGGCACCGAGAGGCCTGCTCAACGAGCCGACGGCGCTGTACGCCCCGGGCCATGCCGACGACCAGCGGGCTCTCACACCGCTGAGGGTCGTCGAGATCGACGATGTCAACCACTACACGATCGTGCTCGCCCAGCACGGTGCCGCCGCCGTCGCCGAGGAGGTGGGGCGAGCGATCGCCAGCACCGCTGAGGTCTCGTCCCACTGA
- a CDS encoding 3-hydroxybutyrate dehydrogenase, with protein MATELGGRRAVVTGAASGIGEACARAFAAQGAHVIVADRDDEGAQRVAAEIGGEPWVVDLSDLDALAEVRLDADILVNNAGIQTVSPIVDFDPARFRLIVDLMLVSPFMLTRAAMPGMIEKGWGRVINISSVHGLRASAYKSAYVSAKHGLEGLSKVTALEGGAHGITSNCINPGYVRTPLVEKQIADQARVHGIAEDEVVDRVMLTESAIKRLVEPHEVASLATWLCSDAAGMVTGASYTMDGGWSAR; from the coding sequence ATGGCCACAGAGCTGGGCGGTCGGCGCGCGGTGGTGACGGGAGCCGCGAGCGGCATCGGCGAGGCCTGCGCGCGGGCATTCGCCGCGCAGGGAGCGCACGTGATCGTGGCTGATCGCGACGACGAGGGTGCCCAGCGCGTCGCTGCTGAGATCGGTGGCGAGCCGTGGGTCGTCGATCTCTCTGACCTGGATGCTCTCGCCGAGGTTCGACTCGACGCCGACATCCTCGTCAACAACGCCGGAATCCAGACCGTCAGCCCGATCGTCGACTTCGACCCCGCTCGGTTTCGGCTCATCGTCGACCTCATGCTCGTCTCGCCGTTCATGCTCACGCGCGCAGCCATGCCCGGCATGATCGAGAAGGGCTGGGGGCGCGTCATCAACATCAGCTCGGTGCACGGCCTGAGGGCGAGCGCCTACAAGTCGGCCTACGTCTCGGCCAAGCACGGCCTCGAAGGCCTCTCGAAGGTGACCGCGCTCGAGGGCGGTGCGCACGGCATCACGAGCAACTGCATCAACCCCGGCTACGTGCGCACTCCGCTCGTCGAGAAGCAGATCGCTGACCAGGCACGGGTGCACGGCATCGCCGAAGACGAGGTGGTCGATCGGGTCATGCTGACCGAAAGCGCCATCAAGCGCCTCGTCGAGCCGCACGAGGTGGCGTCGTTGGCCACGTGGCTCTGCAGTGACGCGGCAGGCATGGTCACGGGTGCCTCGTACACGATGGACGGCGGATGGAGCGCGCGATGA
- a CDS encoding alpha/beta hydrolase, producing the protein MTDHLLAGIHAHDVSTPRLRARVLERPAQSEPSTTVVFVHGNVSSSQFYQPTMLALAPDVRALAIDLRGFGGSETLPVDASRGLRDFSDDVLSVLDALELDRVHLVGWSMGGGVVMQLMLDAAERIASVTLESPVSPYGFGGTARDGSLLTPDAAGTGGGGANPDFVARLDAGDTSADEATSPRSVYRSAYVAAPDELDHEDLWVASMLTTATGVGNYPGDSTASENWPGFAPGSNGVLNTMAPTNFNASAIVDLEHKPAVLWIRGSADAIVSDGSFFDLNMLGQVGVIPGWPGADVAPPQPMVTQTRDVLERYVAHGGASRELVFEGCGHSPHLEREREFVEALSEHLESNR; encoded by the coding sequence ATGACCGATCACCTGCTCGCGGGCATCCACGCCCACGACGTCTCGACACCCCGCCTGAGGGCCCGCGTGCTCGAGCGCCCCGCACAGTCAGAGCCGTCGACCACTGTCGTCTTCGTGCACGGCAACGTGTCGAGCTCGCAGTTCTATCAGCCCACGATGCTCGCGCTCGCCCCCGACGTGCGCGCTCTCGCGATCGACCTGCGCGGATTCGGAGGCAGCGAGACGCTGCCCGTCGACGCCTCGCGGGGTCTGCGCGATTTCTCAGACGACGTGCTCTCGGTGCTCGACGCTCTCGAGCTCGACAGGGTTCACCTGGTCGGCTGGAGCATGGGAGGCGGAGTCGTGATGCAGCTGATGCTCGACGCCGCTGAGCGCATCGCGAGTGTGACGCTCGAGTCGCCGGTGTCGCCCTACGGTTTCGGCGGAACGGCTCGAGACGGATCACTCTTGACCCCCGATGCTGCTGGCACCGGCGGAGGGGGAGCCAACCCCGACTTCGTCGCGCGCCTCGACGCCGGCGATACCTCCGCAGACGAGGCGACGTCGCCGAGGTCGGTCTATCGCTCTGCCTACGTCGCCGCACCCGATGAGCTCGACCATGAAGACCTGTGGGTCGCATCGATGCTGACGACGGCGACGGGTGTCGGCAACTACCCGGGAGACAGCACTGCGTCAGAGAACTGGCCAGGATTCGCCCCCGGCAGCAATGGTGTGCTCAACACCATGGCGCCGACGAACTTCAACGCGAGTGCGATCGTCGACCTCGAGCACAAGCCCGCGGTGCTCTGGATTCGCGGTTCGGCAGACGCGATCGTGTCTGACGGCTCATTCTTCGACCTCAACATGCTCGGCCAGGTCGGAGTGATTCCCGGGTGGCCGGGGGCCGACGTGGCACCACCCCAGCCGATGGTCACCCAGACGCGCGACGTGCTCGAGCGGTACGTCGCACACGGCGGAGCCTCGCGCGAGCTCGTCTTCGAAGGGTGCGGGCACTCGCCGCACCTCGAGCGCGAGCGCGAGTTCGTCGAGGCGCTCAGCGAGCACCTCGAGAGCAACCGATAG
- the ispG gene encoding flavodoxin-dependent (E)-4-hydroxy-3-methylbut-2-enyl-diphosphate synthase — protein sequence MPKVPETLAPRRQSRQIKVGKVLVGGGAPVSVQSMTTTPTTDINGTLQQIAELTATGCDIVRVAVPSQDDADVLHIIAKKSQIPVIADIHFQPKYVYQAIDAGCAAVRVNPGNIRKFDDQVAEIAKRAKEADVSIRIGVNAGSLDPRLLQKYGKPTAEALVESAVWEASLFEEHDFHDFKISVKHNDPIVMVKAYRQLAERGDWPLHLGVTEAGPAFQGTIKSATAFGILLGEGIGDTIRVSLSAPPAEEVKVGLKILEALNLRERKLEIVSCPSCGRAQVDVYTLAEDVTKGLEGMSVPLRVAVMGCVVNGPGEAREADLGVASGNGKGQIFVKGEVIKTVPESEIVATLIEEANRLAASMPDAPVGSPEVVTA from the coding sequence ATGCCCAAGGTCCCTGAGACCCTCGCCCCCCGCCGTCAGAGCCGCCAGATCAAGGTCGGCAAGGTGCTGGTCGGCGGCGGTGCCCCCGTGAGCGTGCAGTCGATGACGACGACACCGACGACCGACATCAACGGCACCCTGCAGCAGATCGCCGAGCTCACGGCCACGGGCTGCGACATCGTGCGCGTCGCGGTGCCGAGTCAAGACGATGCCGATGTGCTGCACATCATCGCCAAGAAGAGCCAGATTCCGGTCATCGCCGACATCCACTTCCAGCCCAAGTACGTCTACCAGGCGATCGATGCAGGGTGCGCTGCCGTGCGCGTCAACCCCGGCAACATCCGCAAGTTCGACGACCAGGTGGCCGAGATCGCCAAGCGGGCGAAAGAAGCCGATGTGAGCATCCGCATCGGGGTCAATGCCGGCTCGCTCGACCCGCGTCTGCTGCAGAAGTATGGCAAGCCCACCGCCGAGGCTCTCGTCGAGAGCGCCGTGTGGGAGGCGAGCCTGTTCGAAGAGCACGACTTTCACGACTTCAAGATCTCGGTCAAGCACAACGACCCGATCGTCATGGTCAAGGCCTATCGCCAACTGGCTGAGCGCGGCGACTGGCCGCTGCACCTCGGCGTGACCGAGGCCGGCCCCGCGTTCCAGGGCACGATCAAGAGTGCGACCGCTTTCGGCATTCTGCTCGGCGAAGGCATCGGTGACACCATCCGCGTCTCGCTCTCGGCACCTCCCGCCGAAGAGGTCAAGGTCGGCCTGAAGATTCTCGAAGCCTTGAACCTGCGCGAGCGCAAGCTCGAGATCGTGTCGTGCCCCTCGTGCGGCCGAGCCCAGGTCGACGTCTACACGCTCGCCGAAGACGTCACGAAGGGCCTCGAGGGCATGTCGGTGCCTTTGCGCGTCGCCGTGATGGGCTGTGTCGTCAACGGGCCGGGCGAGGCGCGCGAAGCCGACCTCGGCGTGGCCTCGGGCAACGGCAAGGGCCAGATCTTCGTCAAGGGCGAGGTCATCAAGACCGTTCCCGAGAGCGAGATCGTCGCGACCCTCATCGAAGAGGCGAACCGCCTCGCCGCGTCGATGCCCGATGCGCCAGTCGGGTCGCCCGAGGTCGTCACGGCCTGA
- a CDS encoding proline--tRNA ligase, whose product MITRLSTLFLRTLRDDPADAEVASHRLLVRAGYIRRQAPGVFAWLPLGLKVRRRIEAIIREEMAAAGAQEVHFPALLPREPYEATGRWTEYGDGIFRLKDRKGADYLLAPTHEEVFTLLVKDLYSSYKDLPLAIYQIQDKYRDEARPRAGLLRGREFSMKDAYSFDVDDAGLDAAYQAQRDAYERIFARLGLDYVIVQADAGAMGGSRSEEFLHPTPIGEDTFVRSAGGYAANVEAYRSAVPDALPIDGLPAAVIHDSPGTPTIATLVDLANDRYPRDDRPWQAADTLKNVVLRLTHLDGSRELVIVGLPGDRDVDLKRAEVAFAPAAVEAATDEDFAKAKGLVKGYIGPWGPNGPVLGEQSATRIRYLLDPRVVDGTAWVTGANEHEKHVFHLVAGRDFVGDGRVDIAEVRPGDPAPDGSGPVELARGMEIGHVFQLGRKYAESLGLKVLDENGKLVTVTMGSYGIGVTRILAVIAENAHDEKGLVWPRAVAPFDVQVVAAGRDEAAYTVAEALAGELDERGLDVLYDDRAKVSPGVKFGDAELIGVPLIVIVGRRAGEGVVEFWNRRTGERDEIALHEVIDRVRTAD is encoded by the coding sequence GTGATCACGCGCCTTTCCACGCTCTTTCTCCGCACGCTCCGAGACGACCCTGCAGACGCCGAGGTGGCCAGCCACCGGCTGCTCGTGCGGGCCGGCTACATCCGGCGCCAAGCGCCCGGGGTGTTCGCCTGGTTGCCGCTCGGGTTGAAGGTGCGGCGGCGCATCGAGGCGATCATTCGCGAAGAGATGGCGGCTGCGGGCGCGCAAGAGGTGCACTTTCCGGCTCTGCTGCCGCGCGAGCCCTATGAGGCGACCGGGCGCTGGACAGAGTACGGCGATGGCATCTTCCGGCTGAAAGACCGCAAGGGCGCCGACTACCTGCTGGCACCCACGCACGAAGAGGTCTTCACGCTGCTCGTCAAAGACCTCTACAGCAGCTACAAAGACCTGCCTCTCGCGATCTACCAGATTCAAGACAAGTACCGCGACGAAGCGCGCCCTCGCGCAGGTCTGCTGCGCGGCCGCGAGTTCTCGATGAAAGACGCGTACTCGTTCGACGTCGACGACGCCGGACTCGACGCCGCCTATCAGGCGCAGCGCGACGCCTACGAGCGCATCTTCGCCCGGCTCGGTCTTGACTACGTCATCGTGCAGGCAGATGCCGGCGCCATGGGCGGTTCGCGCAGTGAAGAGTTCTTGCACCCGACGCCCATCGGCGAAGACACCTTCGTGCGCTCGGCGGGCGGCTACGCCGCCAACGTCGAGGCCTACCGATCTGCGGTGCCGGATGCCCTTCCGATCGACGGGCTGCCTGCGGCGGTCATCCACGATTCGCCTGGCACTCCCACGATTGCCACGCTCGTCGATCTCGCCAACGACCGCTACCCCCGAGACGATCGGCCGTGGCAGGCGGCAGACACGCTCAAGAACGTCGTGCTGCGGTTGACCCACCTCGACGGTTCGCGCGAGCTCGTCATCGTAGGCCTGCCCGGCGACCGCGATGTCGATCTCAAGCGCGCCGAGGTGGCCTTCGCGCCCGCGGCCGTCGAGGCGGCCACCGACGAAGACTTCGCGAAGGCGAAGGGTCTCGTGAAGGGCTACATCGGGCCCTGGGGGCCGAACGGCCCGGTGCTCGGCGAGCAGTCCGCCACCAGGATTCGCTATCTTCTTGACCCCCGCGTCGTCGACGGCACAGCGTGGGTGACCGGGGCCAACGAGCACGAGAAGCACGTCTTCCACCTCGTGGCAGGGCGAGACTTCGTCGGCGACGGCCGAGTCGACATCGCTGAGGTGCGCCCTGGCGACCCCGCCCCTGACGGCAGCGGGCCGGTCGAGCTCGCTCGCGGCATGGAGATCGGGCACGTCTTTCAGCTCGGCCGCAAGTATGCCGAATCGCTCGGACTCAAGGTGCTCGACGAGAACGGCAAGCTCGTCACCGTCACGATGGGGTCGTACGGCATCGGAGTCACTCGCATTCTCGCGGTCATCGCCGAGAACGCGCACGACGAGAAGGGTCTCGTGTGGCCGCGCGCGGTCGCACCCTTCGACGTGCAGGTCGTCGCCGCCGGCCGCGATGAGGCCGCGTACACCGTCGCCGAGGCGCTCGCCGGCGAACTCGACGAGCGGGGTCTCGACGTGCTCTACGACGACCGTGCGAAGGTCTCGCCCGGCGTCAAGTTCGGTGATGCCGAACTCATCGGAGTGCCGCTCATCGTCATCGTCGGCCGCCGCGCTGGCGAGGGGGTCGTCGAGTTCTGGAATCGCCGCACCGGCGAGCGAGACGAGATCGCGCTGCACGAGGTCATCGACCGCGTGCGCACTGCCGACTAG